From Streptomyces sp. NBC_00775, one genomic window encodes:
- a CDS encoding PAC2 family protein: MIELEGVPELIDPVMVAAFEGWNDAGDAASAAVAHLDREWKGEVFAALDAEDYYDFQVNRPTVWLDGGVRKITWPTTRLSVVRVGGEKPRDLVLVRGIEPSMRWRSFCNELLGFAHELGVELVVILGALLGDTPHTRPVPVSGVTSDPDLARTMDLEETKYEGPTGIVGILQEACTHAGVPAVSLWAAVPHYVSQPPNPKATLALLNRLEDLIDLRIPLGELPEDARAWQLGVDQLAAEDSEVAEYVQTLEEARDTAELPEASGEAIAREFERYLRRRDGSGPAAQAGGHATESGDSASYLRDGPGGRTRPPKPQRPETDAGSEPDAGSEPDAGSEPHAGSEADAGTEADAGTDAGSETGSGSGSGSEDSSED, from the coding sequence GTGATCGAGCTGGAGGGGGTTCCCGAGCTGATCGACCCAGTCATGGTGGCCGCGTTCGAAGGCTGGAACGACGCCGGCGACGCTGCCTCCGCCGCGGTCGCGCATCTCGACAGGGAATGGAAGGGCGAGGTGTTCGCGGCGCTGGACGCCGAGGACTACTACGACTTCCAGGTGAACCGCCCGACCGTGTGGCTGGACGGCGGTGTACGCAAGATCACCTGGCCGACCACGCGTCTGTCGGTGGTCCGGGTCGGCGGCGAGAAGCCGCGCGACCTGGTGCTGGTCCGGGGTATCGAGCCGTCGATGCGGTGGCGCTCGTTCTGCAACGAGCTCCTCGGCTTCGCGCACGAGCTGGGTGTCGAGCTGGTGGTGATCCTGGGCGCGCTGCTCGGTGACACCCCGCACACACGTCCGGTGCCGGTCAGCGGGGTCACGTCCGATCCGGACCTGGCCCGCACCATGGACCTGGAGGAGACCAAGTACGAGGGTCCGACGGGCATCGTCGGCATCCTCCAGGAGGCGTGCACACACGCGGGCGTACCGGCCGTGTCGCTGTGGGCGGCCGTACCGCACTATGTGTCGCAGCCGCCCAACCCGAAGGCGACGCTGGCCCTCCTCAACCGCCTGGAGGACCTCATCGACCTGCGCATTCCGCTGGGCGAGCTGCCCGAGGACGCGCGGGCCTGGCAGCTGGGCGTGGACCAGCTGGCCGCCGAGGACAGCGAGGTCGCCGAGTACGTGCAGACGCTGGAGGAGGCCCGGGACACCGCCGAGCTGCCGGAGGCGTCGGGCGAGGCAATCGCCCGCGAGTTCGAGCGCTATCTGCGCCGCAGGGACGGCAGCGGTCCGGCGGCGCAGGCCGGGGGCCATGCGACGGAGTCCGGCGACTCGGCCTCGTACCTCCGCGACGGCCCCGGCGGCCGCACCCGGCCGCCGAAGCCGCAGCGGCCCGAGACGGACGCCGGATCCGAGCCGGACGCCGGATCCGAGCCGGACGCGGGATCCGAGCCGCACGCGGGATCCGAGGCCGACGCGGGGACCGAGGCCGACGCGGGGACCGATGCCGGTTCCGAGACCGGTTCTGGTTCCGGTTCCGGTTCCGAGGATTCCTCGGAGGACTGA
- a CDS encoding ABC transporter permease, translated as MTRIAGALRSPVAFSVLAGVVIGALFLVGTGADPFAAYGAVLSGSLGADGIGSTLSTTTSVLGLALALAIPLRAGLINLGGDGQMVLGGMAAAVTGLYVPLPAPLAVVLALLAGMAAGAGYAALAALCENRFGVPLLVSSLLLSYPASSLASYLARYPLKEPGSSLPQTRQLPDGVALPAFGSSTVTAGLLLVVLAAAAYWFTDKRTAIGYEIRMTGLNSRFAAYAGVERKGLTLRLMATSGALAGLVGAIGVLSFPYRFLDGALTAPGYTWTGLTAALLAGAAPLGTVLASFFFAMLQVGGLSMERTTEVPRELTQVLQAIVIVFLAARLSLPRRWFRRSRQQREAV; from the coding sequence ATGACCCGAATAGCGGGAGCCCTGCGCTCCCCCGTCGCCTTCTCCGTGCTCGCCGGGGTCGTGATCGGCGCGCTCTTCCTGGTGGGCACGGGGGCCGATCCGTTCGCCGCGTACGGCGCCGTCCTCAGCGGCTCGCTCGGCGCCGACGGCATCGGCTCGACCCTGTCCACCACCACCAGCGTTCTCGGTCTGGCGCTGGCGCTCGCCATTCCGCTGCGGGCCGGGCTCATCAACCTCGGCGGCGACGGGCAGATGGTGCTCGGCGGGATGGCCGCCGCGGTCACCGGACTGTACGTGCCACTGCCCGCGCCGCTCGCCGTCGTCCTCGCGCTGCTCGCGGGCATGGCGGCCGGCGCCGGATACGCCGCGCTGGCCGCCCTGTGCGAGAACCGGTTCGGTGTGCCGCTCCTGGTCAGCAGCCTGCTGCTCAGCTATCCGGCGTCCTCGCTCGCCTCCTACCTGGCCCGCTATCCGCTCAAGGAGCCGGGCTCCAGCCTCCCGCAGACGCGGCAACTGCCGGACGGGGTCGCGCTGCCGGCCTTCGGCTCGTCGACCGTGACGGCCGGGCTGCTGCTGGTGGTTCTCGCGGCGGCCGCGTACTGGTTCACGGACAAGCGCACGGCGATCGGGTACGAGATCCGGATGACCGGCCTCAACTCCCGCTTCGCCGCGTACGCGGGCGTCGAGCGCAAGGGTCTGACGCTGCGGCTGATGGCCACGTCGGGCGCCCTCGCCGGGCTCGTCGGCGCGATCGGGGTGCTGAGCTTCCCGTACCGCTTCCTCGACGGCGCGCTCACCGCTCCCGGTTACACGTGGACGGGGCTGACCGCGGCGCTGCTCGCCGGCGCGGCCCCGCTGGGCACGGTCCTCGCGTCGTTCTTCTTCGCGATGCTTCAGGTCGGCGGGCTCTCGATGGAGCGGACGACCGAGGTGCCGCGCGAGCTGACGCAGGTGCTTCAAGCCATTGTGATCGTTTTCCTGGCCGCCCGGCTGAGCCTTCCGCGCAGGTGGTTCCGAAGGTCGCGTCAGCAGCGGGAGGCCGTCTGA
- a CDS encoding amidohydrolase — MSEHADLLVHGGDVLTVDEAGTVLRSGAVAVRDGEIREVGPAEELRARYDAAETLDATGCLVLPGLVNTHTHLAMTLLRGRADDVTLQGFLERVVRWETELLSAKNVAAAVRVAIAESVRAGVTSALDMYWFHEAAERVARETGWRLHTGPTFMDVPDPADGIAYEDRLAWARRDLADRGSAKPGTRPVLFAHSTYTLTPEQLTGIAALAREFGALLHIHAAENATEVATVEVRYGKRPVELLDSLGLLGPDLLLAHAVDLTGPEIAALARTGTSVAHCPVSNLKLGCGIAPVPRLLSAGVTVGLGTDGAVSSNTLDVLGAVRQAALVHKAAGDPTAVGAEQAVRMATVEGARALGLGDHLGSLEAGKRADLIVLDLNAPHLRPLHDPWSTLAYAAHSADVRDTVVDGRILMRDRTLTTLDEVAALADLEALA, encoded by the coding sequence GTGAGCGAGCACGCCGATCTGCTGGTCCACGGCGGGGACGTCCTGACGGTCGACGAGGCCGGGACCGTCCTGCGCTCCGGAGCGGTCGCGGTCCGCGACGGCGAGATCCGGGAAGTCGGCCCCGCCGAGGAGCTGCGCGCCCGCTACGACGCTGCCGAGACCCTCGACGCGACGGGCTGTCTCGTGCTGCCCGGCCTCGTCAACACCCACACCCACCTGGCGATGACGCTGCTGCGCGGCCGCGCCGACGACGTCACCCTTCAGGGCTTCCTGGAGCGGGTGGTGCGCTGGGAGACCGAGCTGCTGTCGGCGAAGAACGTGGCCGCGGCGGTGCGGGTCGCGATCGCCGAGAGCGTACGGGCCGGGGTGACCTCCGCGCTCGACATGTACTGGTTCCATGAGGCGGCCGAGCGCGTGGCGCGCGAGACGGGTTGGCGCCTGCACACCGGTCCGACCTTCATGGACGTACCGGACCCGGCGGACGGCATCGCGTACGAGGACCGTCTGGCGTGGGCCCGGCGCGACCTGGCCGACCGGGGGTCGGCGAAGCCCGGCACCCGTCCGGTGCTCTTCGCGCACTCGACGTACACGCTCACGCCCGAGCAGCTGACCGGCATCGCCGCACTGGCACGGGAGTTCGGCGCGCTGCTGCACATCCACGCGGCGGAGAACGCGACCGAGGTCGCCACCGTCGAGGTGCGTTACGGCAAGCGCCCCGTGGAACTGCTCGACTCGCTCGGACTGCTCGGCCCCGATCTGCTGCTCGCGCACGCCGTGGATCTGACGGGTCCCGAGATCGCGGCCCTGGCCCGCACCGGTACCTCGGTCGCGCACTGTCCGGTCTCCAATCTGAAGCTCGGGTGCGGTATCGCGCCGGTGCCGCGGCTGCTCAGCGCCGGGGTGACCGTGGGGCTCGGCACGGACGGCGCGGTCAGCTCGAACACCCTGGATGTGCTGGGCGCGGTACGGCAGGCGGCCCTCGTCCACAAGGCGGCCGGCGACCCCACCGCGGTCGGCGCCGAGCAGGCGGTCCGGATGGCCACCGTCGAGGGCGCCCGCGCGCTGGGGCTCGGCGACCACCTGGGCTCCCTGGAGGCGGGCAAGCGCGCCGACCTGATCGTGCTCGACCTGAACGCACCCCATCTGCGTCCGCTGCACGACCCGTGGTCCACGCTCGCGTACGCCGCGCACTCGGCGGACGTACGGGACACGGTCGTCGACGGCAGGATCCTGATGCGGGACCGGACGCTCACGACGCTCGACGAGGTGGCGGCCCTGGCCGATCTGGAGGCGCTCGCCTGA
- a CDS encoding FadR/GntR family transcriptional regulator, whose translation MAVTDEAIEKIKGMIVSGALRPGDRLPKESELAAELGLSRNSLREAVRALSLIRILDVRQGDGTYVTSLDPQLLLEALSFVVDFHRDDTVLEFLAVRRILEPAATAMAASRISEQQLDALTAQLDALGGAPSVEELVGCDLEFHRGIVQSSGNSVLCSLLDGLSGPTTRARIWRGLTQEDAVSRTLHEHRAILSALRDRDAEAARSWATVHIASVEQWLRSTL comes from the coding sequence ATGGCAGTCACCGACGAGGCGATCGAAAAGATCAAGGGAATGATCGTCTCCGGCGCGCTGCGTCCCGGCGACCGGCTCCCCAAGGAGAGCGAGCTCGCCGCCGAACTCGGGCTGTCCCGCAACTCGCTGCGGGAGGCGGTGCGCGCGCTCTCCCTGATCCGCATCCTCGACGTACGCCAGGGCGACGGCACGTATGTCACCAGCCTGGATCCCCAACTCCTCCTTGAGGCGCTGAGCTTCGTCGTCGACTTCCACCGCGACGACACCGTGCTGGAGTTCCTCGCGGTGCGCCGGATCCTGGAGCCCGCCGCCACGGCGATGGCGGCCTCGCGCATCAGCGAGCAGCAACTGGACGCGCTGACCGCCCAGTTGGACGCCCTCGGTGGCGCGCCGTCGGTGGAGGAACTCGTCGGCTGCGACCTGGAGTTCCACCGGGGCATCGTGCAGAGCTCCGGCAACTCGGTGCTGTGCTCCCTCCTCGACGGCCTGTCCGGGCCCACCACCCGGGCCCGCATCTGGCGCGGCCTGACCCAGGAGGACGCGGTCAGCCGCACCCTGCACGAGCACCGCGCGATCCTCAGCGCCCTGCGCGACCGTGACGCGGAGGCGGCCCGGTCGTGGGCGACGGTGCACATCGCGAGCGTGGAACAGTGGCTGCGGTCGACCCTGTGA
- a CDS encoding S8 family peptidase: MTDQVQPAQGPGTSGPGPDGAGFTYRGAEQELIVVARPEARLRARAEGVHSAVGADVSALNMFLSDEQLALEPLFGSEERLQQSQQQSAVAGTESGPDLALFYRVRGVASRAQELRSRIAALPEIDTAYVKPGAVPASVGSVGQSSDDSRRMKEGAPVTPDFTSRQGYLRPAPEGIDAYWAWQRPGGTGQGVTVIDVEGAWQLGHEDLAAKLAGVVVGTPLTDLAWRNHGTAVIGVIGGDQGESGITGVVPDAVTAAASFQGIGSAAAIHAAADRLGPGDILLIELHAPGPRFDFEQRDDQQGYIAIEWWPDNFAAIRYATAKGVLVVAAAGNGAESLDDAVYERRPAEFPEWWRNPFNPSNQSSGAVLVGAGAPPPGTHGRDHGPDRSRLAFSNYGARVDAQGWGREVTTTGGFWDRPGDLQGGAEEIGWYTDTFSGTSSASPVVVGALAALQGMLRAAGQEPMSPERARAVLRATGSPQQDAPGRPASQRIGNRPDIKAAVTHLLPEAVGSGQAERYWDELLPYPRELPPRLRLYVSGAWRNLNTPSPEIRQAVHTAFAGGRPDVRVWFSDDEIVGLVVTG; encoded by the coding sequence ATGACCGACCAGGTACAGCCGGCGCAGGGCCCGGGAACGTCCGGGCCGGGGCCCGACGGAGCCGGATTCACCTACCGAGGAGCCGAGCAGGAGCTGATCGTCGTCGCACGCCCCGAGGCCAGGCTGCGCGCCCGGGCCGAGGGCGTCCACTCGGCGGTGGGCGCGGACGTATCGGCCCTCAACATGTTCCTCAGCGACGAACAGCTCGCCCTGGAACCGCTGTTCGGCAGCGAGGAGCGACTCCAGCAGTCGCAGCAGCAGTCCGCGGTGGCGGGCACCGAGAGCGGGCCCGACCTCGCGCTGTTCTACCGGGTACGCGGCGTCGCGAGCCGCGCCCAGGAGCTGCGCTCTCGGATCGCCGCACTGCCGGAGATCGACACGGCGTACGTGAAGCCCGGCGCCGTACCCGCCTCGGTGGGCTCGGTCGGGCAGAGTTCGGACGACAGCCGGCGCATGAAGGAAGGGGCGCCCGTCACCCCCGACTTCACCAGCCGCCAAGGCTATCTGCGCCCCGCGCCCGAGGGCATCGACGCGTACTGGGCCTGGCAGCGGCCGGGCGGTACGGGCCAGGGCGTCACGGTGATCGATGTCGAGGGGGCCTGGCAGCTCGGGCACGAGGACCTGGCCGCGAAGCTCGCGGGCGTGGTCGTCGGCACCCCGCTGACGGACCTCGCCTGGCGCAACCACGGCACCGCCGTCATCGGGGTGATCGGTGGCGACCAGGGCGAGTCCGGGATCACCGGCGTCGTGCCGGACGCCGTGACCGCGGCCGCGTCCTTCCAGGGCATCGGCTCGGCGGCGGCGATCCACGCGGCGGCCGACCGGCTCGGCCCCGGCGACATCCTCCTGATCGAACTGCACGCTCCAGGGCCGCGGTTCGACTTCGAACAGCGCGACGACCAGCAGGGCTACATCGCGATCGAGTGGTGGCCGGACAACTTCGCGGCCATCCGGTACGCGACCGCCAAGGGCGTCCTCGTCGTGGCGGCCGCGGGCAACGGCGCCGAGTCGCTCGACGACGCGGTGTACGAGCGCCGCCCCGCCGAGTTCCCCGAGTGGTGGCGCAACCCCTTCAACCCCTCCAACCAGTCCTCCGGCGCGGTCCTGGTCGGCGCGGGCGCACCGCCGCCCGGCACGCACGGCCGCGACCACGGCCCGGACCGCTCACGGCTCGCGTTCTCCAACTACGGGGCACGCGTGGACGCGCAGGGCTGGGGACGCGAGGTCACGACCACCGGCGGCTTCTGGGACCGGCCCGGCGATCTGCAGGGCGGCGCCGAGGAGATCGGCTGGTACACGGACACGTTCTCCGGGACCTCCTCCGCCTCCCCGGTGGTGGTCGGCGCCCTGGCCGCACTGCAAGGCATGCTCAGGGCGGCAGGGCAGGAACCGATGTCCCCGGAGCGTGCGCGCGCGGTGCTGCGGGCCACGGGCTCCCCGCAGCAGGACGCGCCGGGCCGGCCCGCCTCCCAGCGGATCGGCAACCGGCCGGACATCAAGGCGGCGGTCACCCATCTGCTGCCGGAGGCGGTCGGCTCGGGCCAGGCCGAGCGGTACTGGGACGAGCTGCTGCCGTATCCGCGTGAACTCCCGCCCAGGCTCCGGCTGTACGTGTCCGGGGCATGGCGCAACCTCAACACCCCGTCCCCCGAGATCCGCCAGGCGGTGCACACCGCCTTCGCGGGGGGACGGCCCGACGTACGTGTCTGGTTCTCGGACGACGAGATCGTCGGCCTGGTGGTCACGGGCTGA
- a CDS encoding ABC transporter permease, translating into MFFDSDLLMSALRALTPILLAALGGAICERAGVFNIGLEGMMLMGCFTSVATSWFTGSPWLGVLAAALAAAAYSLILAVGAVTLRGDAVVLGVAMNLLAVGLTSFLLRTVFGVQGTFDDPSLAGLPLVGGFSPLAYVAWAAVGVAALMLSRHVWGLRLRGVGEAPEAAATLGVSPAKYQYAAVLVSGVLCGLAGAQLALGNVTLFSENMTAGRGWIAVVAVMLGRALPLGVLLAALLFGLAEAAGFRLQGLGLPQQATDAAPYVVTLGALFLTTARRRRRTRPAGAAS; encoded by the coding sequence ATGTTCTTCGACTCCGATCTCCTCATGTCCGCGCTGCGCGCGCTCACCCCGATCCTGCTGGCCGCGCTCGGCGGCGCGATCTGCGAGCGCGCGGGCGTCTTCAACATCGGCCTCGAAGGCATGATGCTGATGGGCTGCTTCACGTCCGTGGCCACCAGCTGGTTCACCGGCAGCCCCTGGCTCGGCGTCCTTGCGGCCGCGCTCGCCGCCGCCGCGTACTCCCTGATCCTCGCCGTGGGCGCGGTGACGTTGCGCGGGGACGCGGTGGTGCTGGGAGTGGCCATGAACCTCCTCGCCGTGGGCCTGACCAGCTTCCTGTTGCGTACGGTCTTCGGTGTGCAGGGCACTTTTGACGATCCGTCACTGGCCGGGCTGCCGTTGGTCGGTGGCTTCTCGCCGCTCGCCTATGTGGCGTGGGCGGCGGTCGGTGTGGCCGCGCTGATGCTCTCGCGGCACGTGTGGGGGCTGCGGCTGCGCGGGGTCGGCGAGGCCCCGGAGGCGGCGGCCACACTCGGGGTGAGCCCGGCCAAGTACCAGTACGCGGCCGTGCTGGTCTCGGGTGTGCTGTGCGGGCTCGCCGGGGCCCAGCTCGCTCTGGGCAACGTCACGTTGTTCTCCGAGAACATGACGGCGGGCCGCGGCTGGATCGCCGTCGTCGCCGTGATGCTCGGCCGCGCCCTGCCTCTCGGCGTACTGCTCGCCGCGCTGCTCTTCGGCCTCGCCGAGGCCGCCGGCTTCCGGCTGCAAGGGCTCGGCCTGCCGCAGCAGGCGACCGATGCCGCGCCGTACGTCGTCACGCTCGGCGCCCTCTTCCTCACGACGGCCCGCCGCCGTCGCCGTACCCGCCCCGCTGGAGCCGCTTCATGA
- a CDS encoding nucleoside phosphorylase yields MTAQDLLPITRIPRTGLPPYALVVGDPARAAAVAALLDGAEEVSYHREYRVFSGSWKGLPVTVASHGVGAPGAILLFQELADAGVTTFLRFGTAGAMRAGIGDGDLVIAEAAVRDDGVTQQLLPPEYPAVSSPEAVFALQRAARAADAPHHRGLVWTRAAFQPGLIPLTAYDNAGLAAIEMELSALLVTASLRGLVAGGVLVVDGANADDLVDEENTGGYNPHRDVVAAGVERGAVVSLEALRLLAEEHEESAA; encoded by the coding sequence ATGACCGCCCAGGACCTGCTGCCGATCACCCGCATACCGCGCACCGGCCTGCCGCCGTACGCCCTGGTCGTCGGCGACCCGGCGCGTGCCGCGGCCGTCGCCGCGCTGCTGGACGGGGCCGAGGAGGTCTCGTACCACCGCGAATACCGTGTGTTCAGCGGGAGTTGGAAGGGTCTGCCGGTCACCGTCGCCTCGCACGGGGTCGGCGCGCCGGGGGCGATCCTGCTCTTCCAGGAGCTGGCCGACGCGGGCGTCACGACCTTTCTGCGGTTCGGTACGGCGGGCGCGATGCGCGCCGGTATCGGTGACGGCGACCTGGTCATCGCGGAGGCGGCGGTACGGGACGACGGTGTGACCCAGCAGCTGCTGCCGCCCGAGTACCCGGCGGTGTCGTCCCCCGAGGCGGTGTTCGCCCTCCAGCGTGCGGCCCGCGCGGCGGACGCCCCGCACCACCGGGGGCTCGTCTGGACACGGGCGGCCTTCCAGCCGGGGCTGATCCCGCTCACCGCGTACGACAACGCGGGCCTCGCGGCGATCGAGATGGAGCTGTCCGCGCTGCTGGTCACCGCCTCGCTGCGGGGCCTGGTCGCGGGCGGCGTGCTCGTCGTCGACGGCGCGAACGCGGACGATCTGGTCGACGAGGAGAACACCGGCGGCTACAACCCGCACCGCGATGTCGTCGCGGCGGGCGTCGAGCGCGGCGCCGTGGTGTCCCTGGAGGCGCTGCGCCTGCTGGCCGAGGAGCACGAGGAGTCCGCCGCGTGA
- a CDS encoding ABC transporter ATP-binding protein: protein MTRQRADDSVAGTAEVGEVAEVAVELRGITKRFPGALANDCVDLTVRRGEIHALMGENGAGKSTLMSVLYGMERPDAGSVRIDGREVSFGDPGDAMAAGLGMVHQSFKLFDSLTVAENVVYAAEPRRFGLVDRAAARRRVRKLAEEHGLAVDPDARVGDLPVGLRQRVEILKLLHRGARTLILDEPTAVLTPAEADALFAVLKSLTAQGRTVILVTHKLREVLEGSDNVTVLRDGRVVARLITAETSADEIAAAMTGRAVELDRVHAEGTPGDEVLKVEDLGTDAVRGVRLTVRAGEIVGIAGVAGNGQSELVEALAGLRPVTAGRIALRGHDITHASATERRAKGLAYVPEDRHAVGTAPAASVADNLAMGHHRTSLSARGLLPPAAVRAHARRLVERFGIKAATPEVPASALSGGNLQKLLIGRELAHGAPLLLVEQPTRGVDIGAIQNIHDEIVAYRDAGHAVLLVSAELSEIRALADRVLVMYEGRVTATYTKEAADERTLGLAMAGGAKPEKPPVEVGD, encoded by the coding sequence ATGACCCGGCAGCGAGCTGACGACTCCGTCGCCGGAACCGCAGAGGTCGGCGAGGTCGCCGAGGTCGCCGTCGAGCTCCGGGGAATCACCAAGCGGTTCCCCGGCGCGCTCGCCAACGACTGTGTCGACCTGACCGTCCGGCGCGGCGAGATCCACGCCCTGATGGGCGAGAACGGCGCGGGCAAGTCCACGCTCATGTCCGTCCTGTACGGCATGGAGCGGCCGGACGCGGGTTCCGTACGGATCGACGGGCGCGAGGTGTCCTTCGGCGACCCGGGTGACGCCATGGCCGCCGGGCTGGGCATGGTCCACCAGAGCTTCAAGCTGTTCGACTCGCTGACGGTCGCCGAGAACGTCGTCTACGCCGCCGAGCCGCGCCGCTTCGGTCTGGTCGACCGGGCGGCGGCGCGGCGCCGGGTGCGCAAACTCGCCGAGGAGCACGGCCTCGCCGTCGATCCGGACGCCCGGGTCGGCGATCTCCCGGTCGGGCTGCGGCAGCGCGTGGAGATCCTGAAGCTGCTGCACCGCGGCGCCCGTACGCTCATCCTCGACGAGCCCACCGCGGTGCTGACCCCCGCCGAGGCCGACGCCCTGTTCGCGGTGCTCAAGTCGCTGACCGCGCAGGGCCGTACGGTGATCCTTGTCACGCACAAGCTGCGCGAGGTCCTCGAAGGCAGCGACAACGTGACCGTGCTGCGGGACGGCCGGGTCGTCGCCCGGCTGATCACCGCCGAGACCTCCGCCGACGAGATCGCGGCCGCGATGACCGGCCGCGCGGTCGAGCTGGACCGCGTACACGCCGAAGGCACCCCGGGCGACGAGGTACTGAAGGTCGAGGACCTCGGCACGGACGCGGTACGAGGTGTCCGGCTCACCGTCCGCGCCGGCGAGATCGTCGGCATCGCGGGCGTCGCGGGCAACGGCCAGAGCGAGTTGGTCGAGGCGCTGGCCGGGCTGCGGCCCGTCACCGCCGGGCGGATCGCGCTGCGGGGCCACGACATCACGCACGCCTCCGCGACCGAGCGGCGCGCCAAGGGCCTCGCGTACGTCCCCGAGGACCGGCACGCGGTCGGCACCGCGCCCGCCGCGTCCGTCGCCGACAACCTCGCGATGGGCCATCACCGTACGTCCCTGTCGGCACGGGGGCTGCTGCCTCCCGCGGCCGTACGGGCCCACGCACGGCGTCTCGTCGAGCGCTTCGGCATCAAGGCGGCCACCCCCGAGGTGCCCGCCTCCGCGCTGTCCGGCGGCAACCTCCAGAAGCTGCTGATCGGCCGTGAACTCGCCCACGGCGCGCCCCTGTTGCTGGTGGAGCAGCCGACGCGAGGTGTCGACATCGGCGCCATCCAGAACATCCACGACGAGATCGTCGCCTACCGCGACGCGGGCCACGCCGTGCTCCTCGTCTCCGCCGAGCTGAGCGAGATCCGCGCTCTCGCCGACCGGGTGCTGGTGATGTACGAGGGCCGGGTCACCGCCACGTACACCAAGGAAGCGGCGGACGAGCGGACGCTGGGGCTCGCGATGGCGGGCGGCGCGAAGCCGGAGAAGCCTCCGGTGGAGGTCGGCGACTGA
- a CDS encoding SMP-30/gluconolactonase/LRE family protein yields MHRSFARRRLLTATAALGGAALLGGTAHAAEEHRPARFPLPNGFQPEGITIGSAPFAYFGSLANGDIYRANLNTGRGGVISEGLGAEHPTVGLKTDRHGRLFLAGGAGGELRTVDARSGEIEKVYAVGGTFVNDVILTPDAAWFTDSYQARLYRLALGRHGEPGAVTTVPLTGDWEQGSGFTANGIERTPDGRALLVVNTVAGGGTLMRVEPRTGAATVVDLGDSRLPNGDGLLLLGRTLYAVQQAQNLIDVFRLNAAGTRGTAIARITDPRFRIPTTVAAWDGRLYLPNARFDVEPTPDTEYDVVAVDQV; encoded by the coding sequence ATGCACCGTTCCTTCGCACGTCGAAGACTGCTCACCGCCACCGCCGCGCTCGGAGGAGCGGCGCTCCTCGGCGGCACCGCCCACGCGGCCGAGGAGCACCGGCCCGCCCGGTTCCCGCTCCCCAACGGCTTCCAGCCCGAAGGGATCACCATCGGCTCCGCCCCGTTCGCGTACTTCGGTTCCCTGGCGAACGGCGACATCTACCGCGCGAACCTGAACACCGGGCGCGGGGGTGTCATCAGCGAGGGCCTCGGCGCCGAACACCCCACCGTGGGCCTCAAGACCGACCGGCACGGCAGGCTCTTCCTCGCCGGCGGTGCCGGCGGCGAGCTGCGGACGGTCGACGCCCGCAGCGGCGAGATCGAGAAGGTGTACGCCGTCGGGGGCACCTTCGTGAACGACGTGATCCTCACACCGGACGCCGCCTGGTTCACGGACTCCTACCAAGCGAGGCTCTACCGGCTCGCGCTGGGCAGGCACGGCGAGCCCGGAGCCGTCACGACCGTGCCGCTCACCGGTGACTGGGAGCAGGGCAGCGGCTTCACCGCCAACGGCATCGAGCGCACGCCCGACGGCCGTGCGCTGCTCGTGGTGAACACGGTCGCGGGCGGCGGCACACTGATGCGGGTCGAACCCCGCACGGGGGCGGCCACCGTCGTGGACCTCGGCGACTCCCGACTCCCCAATGGCGACGGCCTGTTGCTCCTGGGCCGCACCCTCTACGCCGTCCAGCAGGCACAGAACCTGATCGACGTCTTCCGCCTGAACGCCGCCGGCACCCGGGGCACGGCGATCGCCCGGATCACCGACCCGCGCTTCAGGATCCCGACGACGGTCGCGGCCTGGGACGGCCGGCTGTATCTGCCGAACGCCCGCTTCGACGTTGAGCCGACGCCGGACACGGAGTACGACGTGGTGGCGGTGGACCAGGTCTGA